In Thermodesulfovibrio thiophilus DSM 17215, the genomic window AACAAAAGTAACGGCTGAAATCATAGAAGCTGCAGATAAACTCAAGGTTATAGGAAGAGCGGGCACAGGAGTTGATAATGTTGATAAAGTAGCTGCTACAAAAAGAGGAATTGTAGTTATGAATACTCCTGGTGGCAATACTGTCACAACTGCAGAGCATGCTATAGCCATGCTTTTTTCTCTGGCAAGAAAAATTCCTCAGGCTAATGCATCCATAAAAGCTGGAAAGTGGGAAAAGAAAAAATTTATGGGTGTTGAACTATACCATAAAACAATTGGGATAATCGGACTTGGAAGAATTGGCTCAGAAGTTGCAAAGAGAGCACAGTGTATGGGTATGAATGTTCTTGCTTATGACCCATTTTTAAGTGAGGATAGAGCTGAAGAGTTAGGAATTACAAAGACTGATCTTGACAGAATATTTGCAGACTCGGATTTTATTACAGTTCACACTCCTTTGACTGCAGAGACAAAATATTTAATAAACGAAAAAACTATTGCAAAAATGAAACAAGGTGTTTATCTAATTAACTGCGCTCGTGGAGGCATTATTAATGAAAAAGATCTCTATGAGGCGATTCAGTCTGGCAAAGTAGCCGGTGCTGCACTTGATGTTTTTGAAAAAGAACCACCAGAAGAAGGTTATCCATTAACAGCTGATGAAAGAGTAATATGCACACCACATCTTGGTGCATCTACATTAGAAGCTCAGGAAAATGTTGCCGTGGCAATAGCAGAACAGGTAATAGATTATCTTATCAACGGAACTATCAGAAATGCTGTAAACTTTCCCTCAATACCATTTGATCAGGTTCCTCTTATCAGACCTCATTTAATACTTCTTGAACGGATTGGAAGTTTTATATCTCAAATTTTTAATAAAAGTATAAATCAGATTCAAATTGAGTATCTTGGTGAAATTTCCAATTTGAATACTCAAGCATTAACCGCTGCTGCTTTAAAGGGAATTCTTGATCCTATACTCGGTGAACCTGTTAACTTTGTGAGTGCTCCATTTATAGCAAAGGAAAGAGGTATCGAGGTGAAGGAAATAAAAGGAAATGATGCAGGAGATTATCAGAGTCTTGTTACAATAAAAATCTCATCAAAGGATGCTTATAGCACAGTTGCAGGAACGCTTCTAAGCAGAAAAGATCCAAGAATTGTTCAAATTGATG contains:
- the serA gene encoding phosphoglycerate dehydrogenase; translation: MKVLVSDSISPKGIEILQKAGLEVDVKTGLKPEELKAIINQYDALIIRSATKVTAEIIEAADKLKVIGRAGTGVDNVDKVAATKRGIVVMNTPGGNTVTTAEHAIAMLFSLARKIPQANASIKAGKWEKKKFMGVELYHKTIGIIGLGRIGSEVAKRAQCMGMNVLAYDPFLSEDRAEELGITKTDLDRIFADSDFITVHTPLTAETKYLINEKTIAKMKQGVYLINCARGGIINEKDLYEAIQSGKVAGAALDVFEKEPPEEGYPLTADERVICTPHLGASTLEAQENVAVAIAEQVIDYLINGTIRNAVNFPSIPFDQVPLIRPHLILLERIGSFISQIFNKSINQIQIEYLGEISNLNTQALTAAALKGILDPILGEPVNFVSAPFIAKERGIEVKEIKGNDAGDYQSLVTIKISSKDAYSTVAGTLLSRKDPRIVQIDEFSLEVIPEGNMIFMKNWDRPGVIGNIGTLLGQNNINIGHMHFGRKEPGGIAVSVISIDAFLTDEIIEKIKKLPNVLEIKPVYIPVH